A single Klebsiella sp. WP3-W18-ESBL-02 DNA region contains:
- a CDS encoding N-6 DNA methylase has product MKKTDELLKKKLIKQIQAISDNTHKSFSAFAFAAATAARDTTRLYVSEIETGDFLVRPDVYARTSTSAICDAIMTYIELVSVSDPYTDLLSPIYSELILDGAPQAKRNGQFYTPDSVATAVAEMMGNRVNIIELDMCCGMGALSLARAKYKLEQGQQITKMICIDLDDVAIACCFAQLAYNNLMNTVIHSIELCCRNAITDYNQGYETTISYRLKINEAKKYRQEMEYLDLATG; this is encoded by the coding sequence ATGAAAAAAACAGATGAATTACTTAAAAAGAAACTGATTAAACAGATTCAGGCTATCAGTGATAACACACACAAAAGCTTTTCAGCCTTTGCTTTTGCGGCAGCTACCGCCGCAAGGGATACAACCCGGCTTTATGTCTCTGAGATCGAAACGGGTGATTTCTTGGTAAGGCCGGATGTATACGCAAGAACAAGCACCAGTGCTATCTGTGATGCCATAATGACATACATAGAGCTGGTATCAGTCTCTGATCCGTATACAGACCTGTTAAGCCCTATCTACAGTGAACTCATACTTGATGGAGCGCCACAGGCCAAGCGAAACGGGCAGTTTTACACACCTGATTCTGTAGCTACAGCCGTTGCCGAAATGATGGGGAACAGAGTCAACATCATAGAGCTTGATATGTGTTGTGGTATGGGAGCTTTATCACTCGCAAGAGCTAAATACAAACTGGAGCAAGGCCAGCAGATAACCAAGATGATTTGCATAGATCTTGATGATGTGGCTATAGCCTGTTGTTTTGCTCAGTTGGCGTACAACAACCTAATGAATACGGTGATCCACTCTATAGAGCTATGCTGTAGAAACGCTATCACTGATTACAATCAAGGTTATGAAACGACAATCAGTTATCGTTTAAAGATTAATGAAGCTAAAAAATACCGTCAAGAAATGGAATATTTAGATTTAGCAACAGGGTGA